The window TATGAGTTCATTTTCtacttgaagtttttttttatgtatttggATATCAAGGTAGCAAGTGCAGAAAATCCAATCTGACAAAGATAAGGCGTTGGAAAAGGCAAGACTTGCAAGAAAGTCTTGCTTTCATGGTTTGTTTTTAAATAAGAGGGCCGGAACTTATTCCAGATGCCTCATGTCTCGAGTTTCCGTAATTCCGTTCTTCTACAATTGTTCATATGTAaatcattttgattttcaataatagTCTAAAGGTCTTTCGACTGTCTTTGCATTCGGAGACTGTCAATCAACCCCCTCTGTGCTGTTGACTCgttttcttctatttttctgtttttattaGGTAAGACCTCTTGTCTGCTCTCCTTACTGGTATTTTCAGAACTCTTTTCAGCTCGATGTTTGAATGGTATTTTATCGTTTCTCTAATCTTCTCTGTTTGTTTCTTTACTGTTTCTTTGATTGTTCCAATTTTGTGATCTTTCTTGATTTGCTCGTTTCTCATGTACCAAGGAGCTCCTTTGGATGACCTCATTACTTTGTTAATGGTGCTTTGCAGTTAGTTATACTTCTGGCTTCCTGAGTTGCACCAGATCGGCCCTGCGTATATTATACTTGGGAGAAGcacatatttaattattttcattttgttttccaGTGACAGCTTGATACTTCGGTTTAGTAGGGATACAGATGTCTGTGGAGTTGTCTCGCTTTCTTCTTGTTTTATTGAATGTGTCTATTGAAGTTGAGTTGTTTGTCCAAAATTATTCCCAGGTATCTGGCTTCCTTTTTCCACTCaatcttttttccttcaatttaagTTCCTCAGGAGTTTATTTCTTCTGTCTATTTGAGTGGTAGAcagcagtgtcatctgcaaattGTGCTGTCTTTGTACTTCCTAGATAAGGGATGTcgctcaaaaatatattgaaaagtaGTGGGCAAGAGAATCCTTAGCTCTTTGGCTTTTATAACGGAGTTGTCGTTGGGAAGGTTAGTTCAGAAGTTTgtcaaagatttgttaacaaaGTTCGACTTTTGTAAGGAACTTTATGAAACATCTATCAGTTGTTCTTCTTCTTGCAGTGATAGTCCAACAGGTCTATTCTCAAATGAAGGGTAATTGTGTAATTTGAATTCCTACATCTACAGATAGGGGAGTTTTCGAATTATAACAAGGGGGCGCGAAGAACAAAGTTTGAGAACCGCTGGATTAAACCTTAGGTCTACTATGTACTACCATAGTATAAAGgaatccttatactatggtactaCCCTATCTTGAGATTTGTTGATCTTGACCTGTTGATTTTTATTTAGTTAGAAATCTacagaattttatttatactaaAATTCCGCTTTCAGCAACCAATATCTATGGAATCACATTAGTTTCGATAGGATCCCTAGCGGTAGTAACTGTTCTGGTCATATTTTTGGACACcttgaaatacataatgaaGAACTCATCGTCGAGAGTGAAAGCTCATTCTGCTTTCATCACTGGCGTATATCCGGTTAGTATGCACTATCTTAAACTACTCTTCTTGTTTATTTCAACTTGACGTAATCGATTATTAGGTAAGAAGTTACTAGTGAGTCCAAGTGAGAGTTTACTGGGAAATTAAATTAGGTATCTGGGCCAAATTGTGATCCGTTTTGAGATATAAGAATTTATTGTTGGTCTGAAACCAAGAATCAGCTGTTCTATGAACGATCCGAAAGCTTCATTACTTTTTTCATTACGTCTCATCAATTGATTAAATACGAAGTACCTATATGAAATTATGGTGAACTTTGATCTCGAAAACTCCGTTGGAAATACTTATGACCCGATCAGAAATATCAGAAGCGGACTCCTATATcgcgaaatattgaatttccggTATGCAGATGAGGAAGACCTTGAATTACTACGAAAGCACTCACGAAATTTGTGTCCATaataaattccatcaaaatcgaataagaattgtagaagttaaaGCTGTTAGAAGGATTTGCTTGCTTTGTCTATTTAGTACATACTAGGAAGCAtaactatttattttatattccacATCAAATTTTGCAATTGCATTTGATCTCATTGGAGACAATTAGATGTATAAATATTATCATACGTTTCTTGTAATATTTCAGCCAAAAGGTCATTAAAATCGAGAAATGGTTGAAATGGCTTTATAACATTGAGATTGACCTGTTTGAATTTACGCGAAATTATTTGTACAAACTTTTGAATTGAACTTTGAAAAATAGCACTAAAGCTGTGGAAACAACGTCGTAATAATGCATTTAAAAGTGAAAATCATCCTCATTGATAATTATTTAACTAATTGGTTATACGTTAAAGTGTAGATATCAAAAAATGGGCCAAATTGAAAGATTGTATTATTTGTagtttttttcatattgttcAGTAATCACGAACTATCTATCCAGCCCATCTCTTACATTACATAGAAAGATGGTATTTGTCAACTTAAAACAAATAATATAAAGATAAAGAAATTTTATTGCAACTTGCTTTCCAATACCTATATGTTTATTTAGGATGCAGTACACGcgaaaattatattaaatagcAATTACTAATCAAGTGGTAATAAATGGTTTTTGGACATCAGATAATAATGCTTTATAATTTGTCCGAATTTTACAATGAAATTGacaattaatttgtaattttAAATTTGGTACTGAGTAAATAACTAAACCTAAGCAATAATACCTCGATTCATCATACTTTGAttttaattaataaaaatatccTTCCAGAGCAATTCAGTTTATTACCTTAGGAAAGTGCTAGAGCGACTCTAACGAGTCGAGAATTCAAACCTCGGACCGGAAAaagcatttttttttggtgaatcaaaattaagataattttttttattttaggtgATATCAGTGGCaactttttttgttattttggttCCTAGGGCACATTTACTAGCCGAAGCCTTAACTCAAGGAATGTTTATGTTTGGCATGTACCAATTATGGTGTCTTTTCGTATCCTACTGTGGTGGTGAAGCAGAATTAgtacaaaaattaaaacctgGTACTTTGACCCTGAAAGTTGGTCCATGTTGCTGTTGGCCTTGTTGTTTTTGTCTACCAACACTCAATGTGGAGAAGTGTGTTCTTTATTGATTTCTGATAGTATAATGTTGCTAATGTAATTTTGTTTTCAGGAAAACATTACATTATTTGAGGATATTAGTTCTCCAACTTCCTATAGTTCAAGGATTTGTTTATATGATCCTTTTAGTCATGTGGGCAGAAAGAGAGGTAGACAAATATTTGTTAGAGCCTAGCCTAGGCTGACCGAGCAGTACGTGAGTTATGTAAAATTATGTTATGTTTCAGAGCTTGTACCAAGTCAATTACATGTACCTCCAGCCTATTATAATAGTCTCCATATTGATGGGCATTTGGGGAATGTTGATGACAATTAATATTCTGAAGAATGTATTAGAAGATGAATTCAAATTGACCCAGAAATTTTTGGTATTACAGCTAGTTTTGATTTGTGCCAAATTACAGGGGTTGATAACAAGGGCTTTGGTATGGACTGATGTTCTTCCCTGCAAGCCACCTATTACACCTACAGTTTACGGGAATTGTGAGTGAAACTATTTCTGCGGATCAATTGAACTGATTTTCGGAATTTCATTATTACAGAACTGAAGGATGTATCAGtaaggtctttttagtctgggcAAGCATTTGTATCTCAGTTAGATGTAGCATGATCTTTGGCTCTTGTACACACTTTCAGggagaatatcaataaatgcaattattaccaaataaaaaagCAATTAATAAATGACAATTGGCTCAAAGTAGTACTTTAGAAAAATTGGTAAttccatgaaaatgaaaaagttttgaaattcatcattattgaaatatgattgaaaaacctttcaattttcaaaattctaacGGGAAAGTTTACATCCTATACGTGGTTTATTCAACCAATCAGTAATATACGGGGTGGGCCACAGTCGATGGTACCGTGGACTTCTACAGAGAACGAAAGgtacaattttattgaaaatttggtttcttgagTAGGAACCACTGCTGTATACCGGGTGGCACACCCCAGACGCGGATCTCATTTTGAGGGATTAAAtggagatattttgaaaatctttgttGTGGTTATATAAAGTAGTCAAAAGCACAATTTAACataattttcatatatacaggttgttttaAAACAAAGATATGGACCAAAATTACACTTTTCTCATTATAACACCCTGCATAAGAATCGCAAGGTCAAATAATTATGAGTTTCCTCAGATCACTATATCCTTGGAAGCACCATTTACGATgtagatgaaattgaaaatatggagTTTTTTTCAGTTGGTAATTAATAAAGAAAGCAGTCAGGCCGCCTATACAGACAATGTTTTTCGAGTAGACATATTGGCTACTTCTATGCAGAAAAAAAACAACTCTATATTAtacatcaatatttatcatttcataatttttgttcaatatcaaaattaatattcaacCATTAACTACAAATAATGGCCAATAACTTGTATATAGGTGCAGGAAAAACAAATAAGAaaagtttcgaaatttttgtattcaataagatatgaaaatacagggtgtaccaTTTCAAATAAGAAAGGTTTTGGCCATTATTTGTAGTTAATGTTTGAATATTAATCATGATCACTCTGTATAATCcagagttgttttttttttctgcataGAAGTGGCCAATATGTCTactcgaaaaaatattgtctgTATATCGACGGCGTAACGGGTTTTTTCATACCAATTAAAAAACtccattatttcaatttttcgccCTTATATGGTGTTTCTAAGGATAAAGTGATCTCaagaaaatcatcattattcgaGTTTGCGATTctatttttgaattcatatacagggtattgtgataaaaaaaatagactttGGTCTATATCTTTGTTtccaaacaccctgtatatacgaaaataattttaaattgtgctTTTAACCACCCTTTATACAtcacaaaaaaagattttcaaaatatcttcatTTATTCTCTCAAAATGAGATCCGCATCTGGGGAggccacccggtatatttcGGATTATTACAGCTGTCACCGCCTCTCCGTCCCAAATTTCCAGTCCTTGCTTTCATGACATAGATTTTCCTCAAGGCCTCTTGAAATCATGGCTATCTACTTATCTATGGTCATGTCATCTCGCCAGATTCTTCGAGGTCGTCctcaaatgatgtttgtaccgacagtgtcccGTCAGCATTCTCATCATCacctcgtgacagcttcaagagctttctggcataggtaggtgaaatcaacacgaatttcttggcctgagtaagtccaggagtgtttgtttAGTGAGTTATcttgttattcaactcccattgctggaccgctgccttatattggtattttcctagcccacagaaaggttcaggtcaagcaggtgttaacctcgctgcactttttgcaagctcatcggctttttcgtttcattcaacaccacagtgccctggtacccatagtagagtcactttattgtcTCGGGACACGgacagttgctttatggtgttacggcactcccaggtaAACAGAGAaccctggcagtacgattctagggatctcagcgtggtctggctgtccgtgTTGATGTAGACATGCGTCCCCTTGAGTttcattttaagacactcctggggtaggattctgtaactttcgttatcatagcaaacgaaagcgataacgttacgaagcgaagcTAAGCGAATCGAATGCGGTATTCAgtggtgggattctgtaacggcaaagcgaagcgaaaacgtgacgaaacgacagttttgctcggttcggtattctgtaaagggattcggcaatagtcgtgtttgccgaagcaaagaacgacctcatgacgataacgaaacattttaggtttcgttgtcattacgaaaagtccgacgacgtttttgattggtttacttttaccacgtgaccaagtcttaagcgtcttattatgacacttgaatgatttcgatttcgaggttataattttgaatgttttgcttcacaatatcacaattcttaatattaagttAAGTTcctttttaatttcgaaatatcttCAAGTGCTTTTCTCTGTTGAACGAGGTTCCAGTCAGATTTTCTTCGAGTGCTTAACATTTGTTTTTTGTGATCATTAAGAATAGCATCAAGCTCTGAAGGTAAATTTTAAGCAATATATTTTGTGAACACTACAATCAATAGCATAACAATTGCTGTTATACTCTGGTTATACATTATTTCTTATTTGAATTTGCAGAATGGATTCAGAGAAAAGAGCAAAAACCAATCCGCTGCAGTGGTCAACATTTCTGGATTTCGCGGAAGTTAATCCAGAAATATtaacgaaaaaatttcaaggaattAATGGCAGGAAGACATATGAAGAAAAATGGGCTGAAATAGTGACTACATTGAATAGTATGAATTAATTGAGTGATATCCTTTTCTGTTCAAAAAGGAATGCTCTTCTTCTGATGGCTTCAAGATTTTTATGTGTGTACAGTTGACTGCTCCAATTATtcctggtattccacatttttcaaaaaaattccctttattttgggtcttctcagaatcattagggaatttaattcttccttggaatacatggttaatcaatttagtcacttcactaacacaacgactgaccatgggttgacttactgctagcaaatattcttgtccaataccgcgttggtaatttccactggcaaaaaatctcagagttatcaatattcgctgttcaaatggcgttctcgtgttcctccaataattattcataaatggtttcaattcatcgaatagaacgtgaactaaatgtttcgacaaacggaaaacgtctatgaatctctcatccgttaagttaaatggatcacttctgtctcgaagaaatctattctcctctcttgtaagagttagacgaactcttcttgaaatttcctcgtcgatgatctgaatcattgaaaacatgatgcatatttctttatacct is drawn from Harmonia axyridis chromosome 7, icHarAxyr1.1, whole genome shotgun sequence and contains these coding sequences:
- the LOC123684973 gene encoding organic solute transporter alpha-like protein isoform X1, which gives rise to MPITVVAENISQCASENIPPISLYMTATNIYGITLVSIGSLAVVTVLVIFLDTLKYIMKNSSSRVKAHSAFITGVYPVISVATFFVILVPRAHLLAEALTQGMFMFGMYQLWCLFVSYCGGEAELVQKLKPGTLTLKVGPCCCWPCCFCLPTLNVEKKTLHYLRILVLQLPIVQGFVYMILLVMWAERESLYQVNYMYLQPIIIVSILMGIWGMLMTINILKNVLEDEFKLTQKFLVLQLVLICAKLQGLITRALVWTDVLPCKPPITPTVYGNLIHNTLMIVEMVLLSFVANKLYKRELPQNRLKEIKTVGTSMDFHNKLKITTGQINKGADLSDLI
- the LOC123684973 gene encoding organic solute transporter alpha-like protein isoform X2, coding for MKNSSSRVKAHSAFITGVYPVISVATFFVILVPRAHLLAEALTQGMFMFGMYQLWCLFVSYCGGEAELVQKLKPGTLTLKVGPCCCWPCCFCLPTLNVEKKTLHYLRILVLQLPIVQGFVYMILLVMWAERESLYQVNYMYLQPIIIVSILMGIWGMLMTINILKNVLEDEFKLTQKFLVLQLVLICAKLQGLITRALVWTDVLPCKPPITPTVYGNLIHNTLMIVEMVLLSFVANKLYKRELPQNRLKEIKTVGTSMDFHNKLKITTGQINKGADLSDLI